In Synechococcus sp. UW69, a single genomic region encodes these proteins:
- a CDS encoding phage/plasmid primase, P4 family — MPLAGRDPVTNPPKPAGAEQAAGGSELTDDEVKALKKKRALDDKRLAGITIVRTAEELPEGFQHWGGYAEKLVPSYLIPWTCASGRTVIQLQPETPPINKEGRPMKYLFPKGCGGVVGIVAGSEKTVLDPSVPLLVVEGTFQGRAVATALEGSESSFAVVQISGCNGWMTGGEPSPEFGQIPMRGREVFFFPDADVSTNRDVYDAAKYLRENLLGEFLARDVRIIHLPGRGNDGADDLLSRHDAGHNLEMVLQWIELARGLEGKLGPAPRKRRRNSGFFNAEGNFQPATFWEHLQSHHRLALNGDKSIAVYEGGVYLNSDSRRWNNAVEQALGNNYVPQYLNTVTDLALTSLKTSGREVPQFLSEPLLNVKNGLVDLRTGELRDHTHEVVTLQQLPVDWDPKASCPTWEWLINSALPGQIERLEDVISQCIDWSQAPVKILILYGEARAGKGLILRVILWLLGSNSCSAVTLHQLAENRFMAAELFGKRANVAGELKPEEVKDISLVKMLTGEDPVQGDKKYGQTFSFFNYAFLAFSCNKLPPINETTKAFSSRVSPFRFTVGHNGKEDRSLGDKLKAELPGILVRLVTAWQRRQARGNFMPTDKSTADHFNENIDHVARFIRERTVPVDQLRDGIKRAELFLEFQRWCEEENLTMVARGSRNTFFEKVRNNGGIEGKDAKGINRWRYRLRRPEDKDPSETSTPEGPNGSSVAENGSSVSETAVAKPATATSEVRGKRQQRQKPVKKSEIDSGALNNQPSSENRYSQGCPELPLVPFLSEITPASPEPYKGEPPTGINYVCRASDLPDPDGMALSLGFDLETFNRRTDLWRHKASLSPSLGGEIRLAQLTGADSKTTLVIDVAVIGQPAIDWLRTLVRNPNRTLVGHNLLFEATFLIAAGIRPLCKWWDTMLACQIIGDLPSNSLAAASAHYLKRELDKTEQTSDWGNGLTASQLRYAALDAVVVLPLGRELHKQLHETQQVEVHRVDCSMISACADGQVRGLAVDIPAAIASQKRATAERKALAAELHQTLNLENYRNPLKLKEALAQHLGEEIEDTKDRTLKKFRPDPVIEQLLQLKTLDQELKEVKWLLEEADLTDGRVRPCYRLIGASTGRMSTSALIRDTNSHVPSDTERFKTGKRKGEPKPVKLGQCGFNFQGITGDRKLALGTGNPDTVLMDLDWSSIEIRLQASPELYNDEGQRRILLDGIDPHAYIASQACGREITKADPERSTIGKMANFSLAYGCGIAGLRTLLSRARGTRVTEAEARKVYEAWHQFHPQISRQMRQFDSGTTLEVRSLLGRRMTYRDHVAGADGIRLMRPLGRTNGINFPIQGSGRDLLAAALGDLWPALDPFPGVHIVGLIHDEILLEVPRDLVDQVREIALASMTSQRLQKQYLGDIPLEADCNVAETWGEAH; from the coding sequence ATGCCTCTGGCCGGGAGGGATCCAGTGACGAATCCGCCGAAGCCTGCCGGTGCGGAGCAGGCAGCAGGGGGCAGTGAACTCACTGATGACGAGGTCAAGGCGCTAAAGAAGAAGCGGGCCCTGGACGACAAGCGCCTGGCCGGCATCACCATCGTGCGCACCGCCGAAGAACTGCCGGAGGGGTTTCAGCACTGGGGTGGCTACGCCGAGAAGTTGGTCCCCAGTTATCTGATCCCCTGGACCTGCGCAAGCGGCCGCACGGTGATCCAGCTGCAGCCAGAAACGCCCCCAATCAACAAGGAGGGGCGGCCCATGAAATACCTGTTTCCCAAGGGCTGCGGCGGCGTGGTCGGCATTGTCGCCGGCAGCGAGAAGACCGTGCTGGATCCATCAGTGCCATTGCTGGTGGTGGAGGGCACCTTCCAGGGCAGAGCTGTGGCAACGGCGCTCGAGGGCAGCGAGAGCAGCTTCGCCGTTGTGCAGATCAGTGGCTGCAATGGCTGGATGACCGGGGGCGAGCCCTCACCAGAATTTGGCCAGATCCCGATGCGCGGTCGGGAGGTGTTCTTCTTCCCAGATGCAGACGTGAGCACCAATCGCGACGTTTACGACGCCGCCAAGTACCTGCGGGAAAATCTGCTGGGTGAATTCCTCGCGAGGGATGTTCGGATCATCCATCTCCCTGGCCGCGGCAACGACGGAGCCGACGATCTACTGAGTCGCCATGACGCCGGCCACAACCTGGAGATGGTCCTGCAATGGATCGAGCTGGCGCGCGGTCTTGAGGGAAAGCTGGGCCCGGCACCACGAAAGCGCCGGCGTAACTCAGGCTTCTTCAACGCTGAGGGCAACTTCCAGCCGGCCACGTTCTGGGAGCACCTGCAGAGCCACCACCGTCTAGCTCTCAACGGCGACAAGTCGATCGCCGTCTACGAGGGTGGCGTCTACCTGAACAGTGACTCTCGCCGCTGGAACAACGCGGTGGAGCAGGCCCTGGGCAACAACTATGTGCCGCAGTACCTGAACACCGTCACCGACCTGGCGCTCACCAGCCTGAAGACCAGCGGCCGCGAAGTGCCGCAGTTTCTCAGCGAGCCCCTGCTCAACGTGAAGAACGGACTGGTGGACCTCCGCACCGGTGAGCTGCGTGACCACACCCATGAAGTGGTGACGTTGCAGCAGCTGCCAGTTGATTGGGACCCGAAGGCCTCCTGCCCCACCTGGGAGTGGCTCATCAACAGCGCGCTGCCGGGTCAGATCGAGCGGCTGGAGGACGTGATCTCCCAGTGCATCGACTGGAGCCAAGCACCGGTGAAAATCCTGATCCTCTACGGCGAGGCCAGGGCCGGCAAAGGTCTGATCCTCCGAGTGATCTTGTGGCTGCTGGGCAGCAACAGCTGCAGCGCCGTCACCCTCCACCAGCTGGCGGAAAACCGCTTCATGGCGGCGGAGCTGTTTGGCAAGCGAGCCAATGTCGCCGGCGAGCTGAAGCCAGAGGAGGTGAAGGACATCTCCCTGGTGAAGATGCTCACCGGTGAGGATCCGGTCCAGGGAGACAAGAAATACGGCCAGACCTTCAGTTTTTTCAATTACGCGTTTCTGGCCTTCAGCTGCAACAAGCTGCCGCCAATCAACGAGACCACCAAGGCATTCAGCTCACGGGTCTCACCTTTCCGCTTCACCGTCGGCCATAACGGCAAAGAGGATCGATCTCTGGGGGACAAGCTCAAAGCGGAGCTGCCCGGGATCTTGGTCCGCCTGGTTACGGCCTGGCAGCGCCGGCAGGCGCGGGGCAACTTCATGCCCACCGACAAATCCACTGCCGACCACTTCAACGAAAACATCGACCATGTGGCTCGTTTCATCCGCGAGCGCACCGTGCCGGTGGATCAGCTGCGAGATGGAATCAAGCGCGCCGAACTGTTCCTCGAGTTTCAGCGGTGGTGTGAGGAGGAGAACCTCACGATGGTGGCCCGCGGCAGCCGAAACACCTTTTTCGAGAAGGTGCGGAACAACGGCGGCATCGAGGGCAAAGACGCGAAAGGTATTAACCGTTGGCGTTATCGGTTAAGGCGGCCGGAAGATAAGGATCCGAGCGAAACGTCAACTCCTGAAGGACCGAACGGCAGTTCTGTGGCCGAGAACGGCAGTTCAGTTTCAGAAACTGCCGTTGCCAAACCCGCCACTGCAACAAGCGAAGTGAGGGGAAAACGGCAACAACGGCAAAAGCCAGTAAAAAAGTCAGAGATCGATTCCGGCGCCTTAAACAACCAACCCTCTTCAGAAAACCGCTATAGCCAGGGTTGTCCAGAACTGCCGTTAGTGCCGTTCCTTTCGGAGATCACTCCGGCGAGCCCCGAGCCATACAAAGGCGAACCGCCCACCGGCATTAACTACGTCTGCCGAGCCTCCGATCTGCCTGATCCCGATGGGATGGCCCTATCGCTCGGGTTCGATCTGGAGACCTTCAACCGCCGCACTGACCTCTGGCGGCACAAGGCCAGCCTCAGCCCATCACTGGGCGGTGAAATCCGCCTGGCTCAGCTGACCGGTGCTGACAGCAAAACCACGCTGGTCATCGATGTGGCCGTCATCGGCCAGCCGGCCATTGATTGGCTTCGCACGTTGGTTCGTAATCCCAACCGAACCCTGGTGGGCCACAACCTGCTGTTTGAAGCCACCTTCCTGATTGCTGCCGGCATCCGGCCGCTCTGCAAGTGGTGGGACACGATGCTGGCCTGCCAGATCATTGGTGACCTGCCCAGCAACAGCCTTGCCGCGGCCTCGGCTCACTACCTGAAGCGGGAGCTGGACAAAACCGAACAGACCAGTGATTGGGGCAATGGCCTCACCGCCAGCCAGCTCCGGTATGCCGCTCTCGATGCCGTGGTGGTGCTGCCGCTAGGCCGTGAGCTCCACAAGCAGCTGCATGAAACCCAGCAGGTGGAAGTCCACCGGGTGGATTGCTCAATGATCAGCGCGTGCGCCGACGGGCAGGTCAGAGGCCTTGCCGTAGACATTCCCGCTGCCATTGCCTCCCAGAAGCGAGCCACCGCTGAACGCAAAGCATTGGCTGCTGAGCTGCACCAGACCCTCAACCTCGAGAACTACCGCAATCCGCTGAAGCTCAAAGAGGCCCTGGCCCAGCACCTTGGAGAGGAGATCGAAGACACCAAAGACCGGACGCTGAAGAAGTTCAGGCCTGATCCAGTCATCGAGCAGCTGCTCCAGCTGAAGACCCTCGATCAGGAACTCAAAGAGGTGAAATGGCTACTCGAGGAAGCCGATCTCACCGATGGTCGCGTCAGGCCTTGTTACCGGCTCATTGGTGCCAGCACCGGCCGCATGTCCACCAGCGCGCTGATCCGAGATACCAACAGCCACGTTCCCTCTGACACCGAACGGTTCAAGACCGGCAAACGCAAAGGCGAACCCAAGCCCGTGAAGCTCGGCCAGTGCGGTTTCAACTTCCAAGGCATCACCGGTGATCGGAAGTTGGCCCTCGGCACTGGCAACCCCGACACCGTGCTGATGGATCTCGACTGGTCATCGATTGAGATCCGCCTCCAGGCCAGCCCTGAGCTCTACAACGACGAAGGTCAGCGCAGGATCCTGCTCGATGGCATCGACCCACACGCCTACATCGCATCGCAGGCCTGCGGCAGAGAGATCACTAAGGCCGACCCCGAACGCTCCACCATCGGGAAGATGGCCAACTTCTCCCTGGCTTACGGCTGCGGCATAGCCGGCCTTCGCACCCTGCTCTCCCGTGCTCGAGGCACCCGCGTCACCGAAGCCGAAGCACGCAAGGTTTACGAGGCCTGGCATCAGTTCCACCCGCAGATCAGTCGGCAGATGCGGCAGTTCGACAGCGGCACCACCCTCGAGGTGCGCAGCCTGCTCGGCCGGCGCATGACCTACCGCGATCACG
- a CDS encoding potassium channel family protein: MLLRDGTQLKLLLLCTLIATVGFAFPRLDWATYIGYTLIALLLTQVMVGSSNAPDWSDALYRGLGLFAVATMWLWLLTPLELIYSGMPLALSWSVLVGWSVIRLVTRLASTKRVTEALLMGATAGYLHIGLTAGLVMSALETIQPGSFEPLNLTNFSDTSVLASARIFSAINYFAFVCLTTVGFGDISPVLPLARMVSVATSVAGPLYLAAVMGVLIGRYASSLERQSKDQ, from the coding sequence ATCCTGCTGCGCGATGGCACACAGCTGAAACTGCTGCTGCTCTGCACCCTGATCGCCACCGTTGGCTTCGCCTTTCCTCGCTTGGACTGGGCGACATACATCGGCTACACCCTGATTGCCTTACTGCTTACGCAGGTCATGGTGGGGAGCAGCAACGCTCCGGATTGGAGTGATGCTCTGTATCGCGGTCTGGGACTGTTCGCAGTTGCCACGATGTGGCTCTGGCTTCTCACACCCCTGGAGCTGATCTACAGCGGCATGCCGCTGGCCCTGAGCTGGAGCGTGCTGGTGGGCTGGAGCGTGATCCGCCTGGTAACACGCCTCGCCAGCACAAAACGCGTTACCGAAGCGCTGCTTATGGGCGCCACCGCGGGGTATCTGCACATCGGCCTCACCGCAGGGCTTGTGATGAGTGCCCTGGAGACCATCCAGCCCGGCAGCTTCGAACCCCTGAACCTGACCAATTTCAGCGATACCAGCGTTCTGGCCAGCGCCCGCATCTTTTCAGCGATCAACTACTTCGCCTTCGTTTGCCTCACCACCGTCGGTTTCGGAGACATCAGTCCGGTGCTGCCCCTCGCTCGAATGGTGAGTGTGGCCACGAGCGTCGCCGGACCGCTCTACCTCGCTGCCGTGATGGGCGTGCTGATCGGCCGCTATGCCAGCAGCCTTGAGCGACAATCCAAAGACCAGTGA